Proteins co-encoded in one Papaver somniferum cultivar HN1 chromosome 5, ASM357369v1, whole genome shotgun sequence genomic window:
- the LOC113283754 gene encoding uncharacterized protein LOC113283754 isoform X2, with protein sequence MIGIRSKLERIVSSIVKVHPHEISSLLHSFSCFFFILSAYFIVLPLRDEGAMSLGLNNLPGLFLGSLVLTLIAAPLSTLIFSMPNLSKIKALVLIHRFFSVSLLVFFVLWYASSSGNSPATLKVSGSDPEDSQNPDVHKGIPASSAGWSNHSSLYISVRIGFFLWVALLNLITISSTWARVIDVMDNESGSRLFGFIGAGATLGQLLGSLFAAGMAWLGPFLLVFAAILMELAAQSAKGISKDLVSHSSEEINPIREADHNQKVNSDEQTRLTHVGSSPKSPTVGKPQLWVILEGIQLILSSTYLLYVSLFLWLGAVVSSFFYFQKVTVIAMAAATPVARRKLFAQINSLTAVFILAGQLTITGRVLTVAGVTTAICATPFVAFSNMIAVWPTYIVVAITETLRKVVTYVLTRPGRELLFTVISQDEKYKAKVCIDVIVQRLGDATAAGMYKLLFSMLRKRLSTIPLYVLPICFLWIVTAFHLGRRQVHLAKLQAMSVT encoded by the exons ATGATAGGAATCAGGTCAAAACTGGAGAGAATCGTCTCATCAATCGTAAAAGTTCATCCACACGAGATCTCTTCATTACTCCACTCCTTCTCCTGTTTCTTCTTC ATATTGAGTGCATATTTCATAGTACTACCATTACGTGATGAAGGAGCAATGTCATTAGGTCTGAATAATCTTCCTGGTCTCTTCTTGGGTTCATTGGTTCTCACTTTGATTGCTGCTCCGCTATCTACCCTAATTTTCTCGATGCCTAATCTCTCCAAAATCAAG GCTTTGGTTTTGATACACAGGTTTTTCAGTGTGTCACTTCTTGTATTCTTCGTTCTTTGGTATGCTTCCTCTTCAGGAAATTCACCTGCTACTTTAAAG GTTTCTGGGTCTGATCCTGAAGATAGTCAGAATCCCGACGTTCATAAAGGCATTCCTGCAAGTTCTGCAGGTTGGAGCAATCATAGCTCGTTGTACATCTCAGTTAGAATTGGGTTCTTCCTCTGG gtTGCACTGCTTAATCTTATTACAATTTCTTCAACATGGGCTAGGGTGATCGATGTGATGGACAATGAG TCAGGTTCTAGATTGTTTGGTTTCATAGGTGCTGGTGCGACCCTCGGCCAGCTTCTTGGCTCTTTATTTGCTGCTGGAATGGCTTGGCTAGGACCAT TTTTGCTTGTTTTTGCGGCTATCTTGATGGAACTAGCTGCACAATCAGCTAAAGGTATCAGCAAGGATTTAGTATCTCATAGCTCTGAAGAAATCAATCCCATCAG AGAAgctgatcataatcaaaaagtcAATTCTGATGAACAAACAAGACTCACTCATGTAGGGTCTTCCCCAAAGTCTCCAACTGTTGGGAAGCCTCAACTTTGGGTCATATTAGAGGGAATACAACTAATATTGTCATCAACATACCTTCTCTACGTGTCTCTGTTCTTATGGCTTGGTGCAGTTGTCTCGTCTTTCTTCTACTTTCAG AAAGTAACTGTAATTGCGATGGCCGCTGCGACCCCAGTTGCCAGAAGAAAGTTGTTTGCACAAATCAATAGCTTGACTGCTGTTTTCATTCTTGCTGGACAACTCACTATAACA GGGCGTGTCCTTACTGTAGCTGGAGTTACTACAGCTATTTGTGCAACACCTTTTGTTGCTTTTTCAAATATGATTGCTGTATGGCCAACATATATTGTCGTAGCCATCACCGAGACACTTAGAAAG GTGGTCACATACGTTTTGACTAGACCTGGGAGGGAACTCTTATTTACTGTTATCTCACAGGATGAAAAATACAAAGCGAAG GTATGTATCGATGTGATTGTTCAAAGGCTTGGAGATGCTACAGCTGCAGGGATGTACAAGCTGCTGTTCAGCATGCTTCGTAAGAGACTTTCAACTATCCCTCTCTATGTTTTGCCT ATCTGTTTCTTGTGGATAGTAACAGCTTTCCATTTGGGACGTCGCCAGGTTCACTTAGCCAAGCTTCAGGCCATGTCAGTGACTTGA
- the LOC113283754 gene encoding uncharacterized protein LOC113283754 isoform X1 — protein MIGIRSKLERIVSSIVKVHPHEISSLLHSFSCFFFILSAYFIVLPLRDEGAMSLGLNNLPGLFLGSLVLTLIAAPLSTLIFSMPNLSKIKALVLIHRFFSVSLLVFFVLWYASSSGNSPATLKVSGSDPEDSQNPDVHKGIPASSAGWSNHSSLYISVRIGFFLWVALLNLITISSTWARVIDVMDNESGSRLFGFIGAGATLGQLLGSLFAAGMAWLGPFLLVFAAILMELAAQSAKGISKDLVSHSSEEINPIREADHNQKVNSDEQTRLTHVGSSPKSPTVGKPQLWVILEGIQLILSSTYLLYVSLFLWLGAVVSSFFYFQKVTVIAMAAATPVARRKLFAQINSLTAVFILAGQLTITGRVLTVAGVTTAICATPFVAFSNMIAVWPTYIVVAITETLRKVVTYVLTRPGRELLFTVISQDEKYKAKVCIDVIVQRLGDATAAGMYKLLFSMLHLFLVDSNSFPFGTSPGSLSQASGHVSDLKVCWKRNKAANLTFSLLCTVIAVNPFQSSVITLYQKIGKKKSQ, from the exons ATGATAGGAATCAGGTCAAAACTGGAGAGAATCGTCTCATCAATCGTAAAAGTTCATCCACACGAGATCTCTTCATTACTCCACTCCTTCTCCTGTTTCTTCTTC ATATTGAGTGCATATTTCATAGTACTACCATTACGTGATGAAGGAGCAATGTCATTAGGTCTGAATAATCTTCCTGGTCTCTTCTTGGGTTCATTGGTTCTCACTTTGATTGCTGCTCCGCTATCTACCCTAATTTTCTCGATGCCTAATCTCTCCAAAATCAAG GCTTTGGTTTTGATACACAGGTTTTTCAGTGTGTCACTTCTTGTATTCTTCGTTCTTTGGTATGCTTCCTCTTCAGGAAATTCACCTGCTACTTTAAAG GTTTCTGGGTCTGATCCTGAAGATAGTCAGAATCCCGACGTTCATAAAGGCATTCCTGCAAGTTCTGCAGGTTGGAGCAATCATAGCTCGTTGTACATCTCAGTTAGAATTGGGTTCTTCCTCTGG gtTGCACTGCTTAATCTTATTACAATTTCTTCAACATGGGCTAGGGTGATCGATGTGATGGACAATGAG TCAGGTTCTAGATTGTTTGGTTTCATAGGTGCTGGTGCGACCCTCGGCCAGCTTCTTGGCTCTTTATTTGCTGCTGGAATGGCTTGGCTAGGACCAT TTTTGCTTGTTTTTGCGGCTATCTTGATGGAACTAGCTGCACAATCAGCTAAAGGTATCAGCAAGGATTTAGTATCTCATAGCTCTGAAGAAATCAATCCCATCAG AGAAgctgatcataatcaaaaagtcAATTCTGATGAACAAACAAGACTCACTCATGTAGGGTCTTCCCCAAAGTCTCCAACTGTTGGGAAGCCTCAACTTTGGGTCATATTAGAGGGAATACAACTAATATTGTCATCAACATACCTTCTCTACGTGTCTCTGTTCTTATGGCTTGGTGCAGTTGTCTCGTCTTTCTTCTACTTTCAG AAAGTAACTGTAATTGCGATGGCCGCTGCGACCCCAGTTGCCAGAAGAAAGTTGTTTGCACAAATCAATAGCTTGACTGCTGTTTTCATTCTTGCTGGACAACTCACTATAACA GGGCGTGTCCTTACTGTAGCTGGAGTTACTACAGCTATTTGTGCAACACCTTTTGTTGCTTTTTCAAATATGATTGCTGTATGGCCAACATATATTGTCGTAGCCATCACCGAGACACTTAGAAAG GTGGTCACATACGTTTTGACTAGACCTGGGAGGGAACTCTTATTTACTGTTATCTCACAGGATGAAAAATACAAAGCGAAG GTATGTATCGATGTGATTGTTCAAAGGCTTGGAGATGCTACAGCTGCAGGGATGTACAAGCTGCTGTTCAGCATGCTTC ATCTGTTTCTTGTGGATAGTAACAGCTTTCCATTTGGGACGTCGCCAGGTTCACTTAGCCAAGCTTCAGGCCATGTCAGTGACTTGAAAGTTTGCTGGAAACGGAACAAGGCAGCTAATTTAACTTTTTCACTTTTATGTACAGTAATAGCTGTTAATCCATTCCAAAGCTCAGTTATCACCTTATACCAAAAGATAGGGAAAAAAAAATCACAGTAA